Genomic window (Magnetococcales bacterium):
TCACCAGGTACGTGGGACAAACGTTTCCTCATTGGCCAGTTTGACGCTGTCGCCAGACTGGACGATGACGAACAGCCCTTCATTCATGGCGAATCGATCGACATCCTTATCGATCAGGATGCCGGCCACGGCGCCCATGACCCGTGCGCCACCTTCGCCTTCGTAGAATTCCTTGTATTCACGCACCCGCTTCAGATGATCACGGACATCTTCGGCGGTCAGACGACTCTTGACCTCCACCAGGACAATGCTGTCGGTGTTGTTGTTGTCCACCAACAGGTCAATCTCCATGCGCTGGCGACCGTCCAGACTCCTTACCTTGACCCGGGGCGAAACACGATGCACGGGAACGCCTCGCTCGGCAAACAGGGTCTCGCAGGCCGGAGCGACGATGCCTTCGACGAACTCACCCCACCGGCTACCCAGGTTGCCAACCTGCTGGCTGACCTCCTTGATCTTGCGGTCGGTTTCCTTCATCTGCCGGTCGGTTTCCTTCATCTGCCGGTCGGTTTCCTTCATCTGCCGGTCGGTTTCCTTCATCTGCCGGTCGGTTTCCCTCATTTGCGCGGAAACTTCCCTGATCTGCTGGTAGGTTTCCTTCATCTGCTGCTCGGTTTCCTGGAATTTGCGGTCGGTTTCCTGGAATTTGCGGTCGGTTTCCTGGAATCTGCGGTCCAACTCCGCTCTTCGCTCACGATCCTCCTGGACCATTTCCTGAAACATTCTCCAAATATCATCGAAAGTTACGGTCTGCGACATCACATTGTCTCCCGGTACGGCGCCTGTTGACTACAGACGACCCTGTTTATCCCGCAATGGATCCCACTTTATCAACATGTGCATTGGTTTGGCCATGCCCATTTTTCCGGCACGAGGGTGGAACCCTGGAACCCGTCTTCACCACGCCAGGCGACCGATCCACATCATTTCCGCCACACTTTTGTTTCAATAGATTATCCATCAGAGACATCAAGGTGCGCCCGGGGATGGGCTTCATCGTAGATGCGGGCCAGGCGGGCACGGTCGAGGTGGGTATAACGTTGCGTGGTCGAAAGGGTGGCGTGGCCGAGCATCTCCTGGATGGAACGGAGGTCCGCCCCCGCCTGCAACAGATGGGTGGCAAAAGCATGACGCAAGGCATGGGGGGTTGTCTTCTCGGGAAGACCAAGCCAGCGCCGGCGCTGACGCACCAGCCGCTGCACCTGTCGCGGATCGAGTCGCAACTGCCGCTCCGGCCATTTTTCGCCGATGAACACCGGTCGGTCGGGTTCAAGAACCCCCACCCGCTCCCGCAACAATGTCCGATACCGCTCCAGGGCAACCACGGAAACCGCGCTCAAGGGGACGACCCGCTCCTTGTCCCCCTTGCCGATGACCCGGACCTCCCGCGCCGCCAGGTGCAGACGGCCATGGTCCAAACCACACAATTCCCCAACACGCAAACCCGACCCGTACAACAGTTCCAGAATGGCGCCATCCCTTGCCGCAAGCCAGGGCAGGTTCGTGGCATGCCGCGCCGCGTCCGGAACCGGGGTCTCGATCAGTCGGACGGTATCCTCCTCGCTGGGGGCGCGCGGCAGTCGGATCCCCGTCTTCGGAGTGGCAATCAGACGCGCCGGATTGCCTTCGACCTGGCCACGCCGTTGCAAATGGGCAAACCAAGCTCGGATGGCGGCAATCCGTCGCTGCATGGTCGCCTTGGCCAGTTTCTCCCGCAAACAGTGGCCCAGATAGGCGCGAAGATGCGTTGGACGAATGGCCGCGGCCAGGGAAAGCGTCAACTCCTGACCAGTCCGCTCCCGCCAATGGCGGGCAAAATGCAATAAATCGATACGATACGCCTGTCGGGTGTTGCGCGAAGCACCCCGTTCCCGTTCAAGACTGTCGAGAAAATCATCGAAAATAGTCGGAAAATCCATAAGTATCATCCACTTTTCTTGAATTCGATCCGGTACGGAAGCCGCGCATCACGACAGCGGCAACCCTGATTGCAACTTTCACGCCTACAGACCACGAAAAAACACCCCACCCACCCTGACGAGCAAAATCGAACCCCGTTCGACGTCCACGTATCTGAAGATGTTGACGCACTACCTGAACCTTCTTATTATCAAGAGAGTCCGTCAAACTGGTCCAAGGCTTGAATAAAACAGTACACGCCGGGTTCTCCCACCTCGAACAGGACGATTGCGTTCCGTGGACTTCGAAGAAAACAACATAGAAAAAGTGGCCCGTTGCATGAAGGCCCTCGCCCATCCCCTTCGATTGAAGGTCCTGGTCGCCCTCAACGATCAGGAACTCAGCGTCCAGGATCTGGTGGAAGCGGTCGGGACAACCCAATCCAATGTCTCCCAACATCTGACCATCATGCGGGACAAGAATATCCTGTCCTCCAGACGCGAAGCCAATCAGGTCTTCTATCGGGTGGGCGACTGCAAGGTGCTGGAACTGGTGGCGTTGACGAAATCCATCTTCTGCACCCCCTGATACGATCGATGCGATGACGGGCACACACCATCGGGAGGGCTTGTGACACAAGGAGTCGGGCATGGCATGGTTGCAGGAAAACGGCGCAATGATCCTGATGGGACTGGTCGTAGTGTTTCTCGTGTTTCGCGGCCCACTGCTCGCCCATTACTACCGGATCGGTTCGATCAACGTCCATGAATTGTCCAAGCGTCTGGCCTCTGCCCCCCCTCTGATCCTCATCGATGTCCGTACCCCCGCCGAGTTTGCCCTGGGCCATATCCGGGAAGCCCGCTCCTACCCCCTGGGTGGACTCGACGCCAAGGTGGAAGAGGTCAAAAAGG
Coding sequences:
- a CDS encoding DUF3782 domain-containing protein codes for the protein MSQTVTFDDIWRMFQEMVQEDRERRAELDRRFQETDRKFQETDRKFQETEQQMKETYQQIREVSAQMRETDRQMKETDRQMKETDRQMKETDRQMKETDRKIKEVSQQVGNLGSRWGEFVEGIVAPACETLFAERGVPVHRVSPRVKVRSLDGRQRMEIDLLVDNNNTDSIVLVEVKSRLTAEDVRDHLKRVREYKEFYEGEGGARVMGAVAGILIDKDVDRFAMNEGLFVIVQSGDSVKLANEETFVPRTW
- a CDS encoding tyrosine recombinase XerC, with amino-acid sequence MDFPTIFDDFLDSLERERGASRNTRQAYRIDLLHFARHWRERTGQELTLSLAAAIRPTHLRAYLGHCLREKLAKATMQRRIAAIRAWFAHLQRRGQVEGNPARLIATPKTGIRLPRAPSEEDTVRLIETPVPDAARHATNLPWLAARDGAILELLYGSGLRVGELCGLDHGRLHLAAREVRVIGKGDKERVVPLSAVSVVALERYRTLLRERVGVLEPDRPVFIGEKWPERQLRLDPRQVQRLVRQRRRWLGLPEKTTPHALRHAFATHLLQAGADLRSIQEMLGHATLSTTQRYTHLDRARLARIYDEAHPRAHLDVSDG
- a CDS encoding winged helix-turn-helix transcriptional regulator gives rise to the protein MKALAHPLRLKVLVALNDQELSVQDLVEAVGTTQSNVSQHLTIMRDKNILSSRREANQVFYRVGDCKVLELVALTKSIFCTP
- a CDS encoding rhodanese-like domain-containing protein translates to MAWLQENGAMILMGLVVVFLVFRGPLLAHYYRIGSINVHELSKRLASAPPLILIDVRTPAEFALGHIREARSYPLGGLDAKVEEVKKATRDKDVAVICRSGNRSLMGSVTLKRHGIQNVYNVAGGMIHWEGQGYPVKRG